One genomic window of Acidimicrobiales bacterium includes the following:
- a CDS encoding TetR/AcrR family transcriptional regulator, whose protein sequence is MTSNQQAAPARAQRSDAARNRERLLEVASDAFAREGVDASLERIAKDAGVGVGTLYRHFPTRDALVEAVFRRNVEAVVADADELLATKPPGEALAEWMQRFVAYVAAKRGLATHLKSVLAADSELFTHSHAQLSSAIERLVTAAAGSGDIRSDADPTDVLRALSGVCLMSDAPGWQDQACRISALLMDGLRYGAGPSR, encoded by the coding sequence GTGACTTCCAACCAGCAGGCGGCACCGGCTCGGGCCCAGCGGTCCGACGCGGCCCGCAACCGGGAGCGGCTGCTGGAGGTGGCGTCGGATGCCTTCGCCCGGGAGGGTGTGGACGCCTCGCTGGAGAGGATCGCCAAGGACGCCGGGGTGGGGGTCGGCACCCTCTACCGCCACTTCCCCACCCGGGACGCCCTGGTCGAGGCGGTCTTCCGTCGCAACGTCGAGGCGGTGGTCGCCGACGCCGACGAGCTGCTCGCGACCAAGCCCCCGGGTGAGGCCCTGGCCGAGTGGATGCAGCGCTTCGTGGCCTACGTCGCCGCCAAGCGGGGCCTGGCCACCCACCTCAAGAGCGTGCTGGCCGCCGACTCCGAGCTGTTCACCCACAGCCACGCCCAGCTGAGCTCGGCCATCGAGCGGCTGGTCACGGCGGCGGCGGGCTCGGGGGACATCCGCAGCGACGCCGACCCGACCGACGTGCTGCGCGCCCTGTCGGGGGTGTGCCTGATGAGCGACGCTCCGGGCTGGCAGGACCAGGCGTGCCGGATCTCGGCGCTGCTGATGGACGGGCTGCGCTACGGCGCCGGCCCCTCCCGGTAG